The following proteins are encoded in a genomic region of Candidatus Tanganyikabacteria bacterium:
- a CDS encoding CBS domain-containing protein, translated as MSGEIIAVPADIPAARLMSRPVQTVAPDTPLAEAHGAFMRTGHRTLPVVSDGRPVGLLGRTDCERAVRHGLGDHVVSQAMGPAPPAVTTDASAGEVLRILGAPGPGRVLVTGETGELCGIISRSDLLVRLLGQAGDGGPPGAVATDMPPGFTVLEIASLLEARWAPAELQLLRRISRECSGRRLYLVGGAVRDLLLGRPSYDLDLMVEDSGQQAARHLATVLGAEVSVHEPFGTATLVLPGGRRIDVATSRAELYSRPGALPEVTPAGLLHDLARRDFTLNALAMRVDPGAWGRVIDPYGGLDDLEHGRLRVLYTISFIEDPTRLVRGVRFERKFGLRLEPRTAELARFALASGKLDALGGERLKNELRKLLALPDLAGAVSRLAEFDAWRLLHPALAGTAPDAGTLERLEAVLREWPELAGDDALAARYRGTLAVVLAPLGPERAREALASLHSAGEDIRGIVQAIQAGADLGDRLRDLLAGQASERFRAFRQLGADALRHLAALSGLPAVRAAAVEHLAVREVRLLAVDGDWLKAQGVAPGPLLGKVLDDTLMAVIDRIVPPDPEAQRRFALARARELGAVPGGRS; from the coding sequence ATGTCAGGCGAGATCATTGCCGTGCCGGCCGACATTCCGGCGGCACGGCTCATGAGCCGCCCGGTGCAGACCGTCGCGCCCGATACGCCTCTGGCCGAGGCGCATGGCGCGTTCATGCGCACCGGCCACCGCACCCTGCCGGTCGTCAGCGATGGGCGCCCCGTCGGCTTGCTTGGCCGCACCGATTGCGAGCGCGCCGTCCGGCATGGCCTTGGCGATCACGTCGTCTCGCAGGCCATGGGCCCCGCCCCGCCGGCCGTGACGACCGACGCGTCCGCCGGCGAGGTGCTGCGCATCCTGGGCGCCCCCGGGCCGGGCCGCGTGCTCGTCACGGGCGAAACGGGCGAACTCTGCGGCATCATCTCGCGATCGGACCTGCTGGTGCGCCTGCTCGGCCAGGCCGGCGACGGGGGCCCCCCGGGCGCGGTCGCGACCGACATGCCGCCGGGATTCACGGTCCTCGAAATCGCCAGCCTCCTGGAAGCTCGCTGGGCGCCGGCCGAACTGCAGCTCCTGCGCCGCATCAGCCGCGAATGCTCCGGCCGGCGCCTCTACCTGGTCGGCGGGGCGGTACGCGACCTCCTGCTGGGCCGCCCGAGCTACGACCTCGACCTGATGGTCGAGGATTCCGGGCAGCAGGCTGCCCGGCACCTGGCCACGGTCCTGGGTGCCGAGGTGTCCGTCCACGAGCCCTTCGGCACGGCGACGCTGGTGCTGCCCGGGGGGCGCCGCATCGACGTGGCGACGAGCCGCGCCGAGCTTTACTCCAGGCCGGGCGCCCTGCCGGAGGTCACGCCCGCCGGCCTCCTGCACGACCTGGCGCGGCGCGACTTCACGCTCAACGCGCTGGCGATGCGCGTGGATCCCGGTGCCTGGGGCCGAGTGATCGATCCGTATGGTGGACTCGACGACCTCGAGCATGGCCGCCTGCGGGTGCTTTACACCATCAGCTTCATCGAGGATCCCACCCGCCTCGTGCGGGGCGTTCGTTTCGAGCGGAAGTTCGGTTTGCGGCTGGAGCCCAGGACGGCCGAGCTGGCCCGTTTCGCGCTCGCGTCGGGGAAACTGGACGCCCTCGGCGGGGAGCGGCTCAAGAACGAACTGCGCAAGCTTCTCGCGCTGCCCGATCTGGCCGGCGCGGTCTCGCGGCTGGCCGAATTCGACGCGTGGCGCCTGCTGCATCCGGCACTCGCCGGCACCGCTCCGGATGCCGGCACGCTCGAACGCCTGGAGGCGGTCCTGCGGGAGTGGCCCGAGCTTGCGGGCGACGACGCGCTGGCGGCTCGCTATCGGGGCACGCTGGCGGTCGTGCTCGCTCCGCTGGGCCCGGAGCGGGCCCGCGAGGCGCTGGCGAGCCTGCACTCGGCCGGCGAGGACATCCGGGGGATCGTGCAGGCCATCCAGGCCGGCGCGGATCTCGGGGATCGGCTCCGCGACCTGCTGGCGGGCCAGGCGAGCGAGCGGTTCAGGGCGTTCCGGCAGCTCGGCGCCGACGCCCTGCGTCACCTGGCGGCCCTGTCGGGCCTCCCGGCCGTGCGGGCCGCCGCGGTAGAGCACCTGGCGGTCCGCGAGGTGCGCCTGCTGGCCGTCGACGGGGACTGGCTCAAGGCGCAGGGGGTGGCGCCAGGTCCCCTGCTCGGCAAGGTCCTGGACGACACGCTGATGGCGGTGATTGACCGTATCGTTCCCCCGGACCCGGAGGCGCAGCGCCGCTTCGCGCTCGCCCGGGCGCGGGAACTCGGCGCCGTCCCCGGCGGTCGGAGCTGA
- a CDS encoding site-2 protease family protein — MFGFLDFSDAPETLVRKILILLPIFLISITIHEFAHAFVARSLGDPTPEEAGRVTLNPVAHLDPLGTLMILFGPIGWAKPVPIDPGRLGRWGTLLTAAAGPFSNLVLAIVSIAALKHLPGIMAGTGAPGDLLLPFAVALSLNLGLAVFNMLPIPPLDGSQIVYSLLPPRLLPAYHNLMPYGVIALVALVMLPVGGVFLDGIMRAARAFLVDLVP, encoded by the coding sequence GTGTTCGGATTCCTCGACTTCTCGGACGCGCCGGAGACGCTGGTGCGGAAGATCCTCATCCTGCTGCCGATCTTCCTGATCTCCATCACGATTCACGAGTTCGCGCACGCCTTCGTCGCGCGCTCCCTGGGCGATCCCACCCCGGAGGAGGCCGGCCGCGTGACCCTCAACCCCGTCGCCCATCTCGATCCGCTGGGAACGCTCATGATCCTGTTCGGCCCGATCGGCTGGGCCAAGCCGGTGCCGATCGATCCCGGCCGCCTGGGCCGCTGGGGTACGTTGCTCACCGCCGCTGCCGGTCCGTTCTCCAATCTCGTCCTGGCTATCGTGTCGATCGCCGCGCTCAAGCACCTGCCAGGGATCATGGCCGGCACGGGAGCGCCAGGGGACCTGCTCCTGCCCTTCGCCGTCGCCCTGTCGCTCAATCTCGGCCTCGCGGTCTTCAACATGCTGCCCATCCCCCCGCTGGACGGCTCGCAGATCGTCTACAGCCTGCTGCCGCCGCGCCTCCTGCCCGCCTACCACAATCTCATGCCTTACGGCGTCATCGCCCTGGTCGCCCTGGTGATGCTGCCGGTCGGCGGCGTGTTCCTTGATGGCATCATGCGGGCCGCGCGTGCCTTCCTCGTGGACCTCGTGCCTTGA
- a CDS encoding YggU family protein: MAACEARRDGVVLDVRVQPRAGRDGILGVQGDRLRLRVAAPPVDGEATAACRSLLAEAFGVPLSAVRLLKGERSRDKTFAISGDPAALESAFAAVEKPV, from the coding sequence ATGGCGGCCTGCGAGGCGCGGCGCGACGGCGTCGTTCTTGACGTGCGCGTGCAGCCGCGGGCAGGAAGGGACGGTATTCTCGGCGTGCAAGGCGACAGGCTGCGGCTGCGTGTCGCGGCCCCGCCCGTCGACGGTGAAGCCACGGCCGCCTGCCGGAGCCTCCTTGCGGAGGCCTTCGGGGTGCCTCTTTCGGCCGTTCGGCTCCTCAAGGGGGAGCGGAGCCGGGACAAGACCTTCGCCATCTCCGGCGATCCGGCTGCCCTGGAATCGGCTTTCGCTGCCGTCGAAAAACCGGTTTAG